In Nonomuraea muscovyensis, one genomic interval encodes:
- a CDS encoding TIGR03621 family F420-dependent LLM class oxidoreductase, with amino-acid sequence MRRFRFGAVVRHAESGKEWAEKARRLEDAGFDVLLVPDHLVGTRFAPVAALTAAACATSRLRVGTMVFANDFRHPAVLAKEAATLDLLSGGRLELGIGTGWMAADYASAGLALDPPGVRVGRLAEALAVLKGLWGDGPFTFDGAHYRVRDLDQRPRPAQRPHPPLLLGGGGPRMLRLAAREADIVHLTMRTKRDGSGPDERDGGLEAFLGKLRTVREAAGDRYDRLELGTSVMQAGELRADETWSAADSARLNGTPQVLLGTRRDMLDRLRHWRDEHDVSYFVMHYERDLATFAPLVEELAAP; translated from the coding sequence GTGCGGCGGTTCAGGTTCGGCGCGGTGGTCCGGCACGCGGAGTCCGGCAAGGAGTGGGCCGAGAAGGCCAGGCGGCTGGAGGACGCCGGGTTCGACGTGCTGCTGGTGCCCGACCACCTCGTCGGCACGCGCTTCGCGCCCGTGGCGGCGCTGACGGCGGCGGCGTGCGCGACGAGCCGGCTCCGGGTGGGCACGATGGTGTTCGCCAACGACTTCCGGCACCCTGCCGTGCTCGCCAAGGAGGCGGCCACGCTCGACCTGCTGTCCGGCGGGCGGCTGGAGCTCGGCATCGGCACGGGCTGGATGGCGGCCGACTACGCCTCGGCCGGGCTGGCGCTGGACCCGCCCGGGGTGCGGGTCGGGCGGCTGGCCGAGGCGCTGGCCGTGCTGAAGGGGCTCTGGGGAGACGGGCCGTTCACCTTCGACGGCGCCCACTATCGCGTACGCGACCTGGACCAGCGGCCCCGGCCCGCGCAGCGGCCGCATCCCCCTCTGCTGCTGGGCGGGGGCGGCCCCCGGATGCTGCGCCTGGCGGCGCGCGAGGCGGACATCGTCCACCTGACGATGCGGACGAAGAGGGACGGCAGCGGCCCCGACGAGCGCGACGGCGGCCTGGAGGCGTTCCTCGGCAAGCTCCGCACGGTCAGGGAGGCGGCCGGCGACCGCTACGACCGGCTGGAACTCGGCACGAGCGTCATGCAGGCCGGCGAGCTCAGGGCCGACGAGACGTGGAGCGCCGCCGACAGCGCCCGCCTGAACGGCACCCCCCAGGTGCTCCTCGGCACCCGCCGCGACATGCTGGACCGGCTCCGGCACTGGCGTGACGAGCACGACGTCTCCTACTTCGTCATGCACTACGAACGCGACCTGGCCACCTTCGCCCCCCTCGTCGAGGAGCTCGCCGCCCCCTGA
- a CDS encoding phytanoyl-CoA dioxygenase family protein produces the protein MDIPVRQVTDDEVAFFHDHGWARLPGLVAPEAVTALRERAADHLSERERARATLVDQAFGQSRDIAETDAAFRALALHGRMGGNAARLLRGVRAVRVQVTNLLVKEPGEHGATEFHQDFPWMPMDRSAMLTVWLALADVPADMGSLRFYSGSHRHGLLGRSFTRTGDDQLTQHPWLKELELSPPLDLAAGDATVHHALTVHGAPANHRDTPRLSFTVTYFDADALYTGTPYRQTDGLGLRVNEPFEHPRFPCPRP, from the coding sequence ATGGACATCCCGGTGCGCCAGGTCACCGACGACGAGGTGGCCTTCTTCCACGACCACGGCTGGGCCCGGCTTCCCGGGCTGGTCGCGCCCGAGGCGGTGACCGCGCTGCGCGAGCGGGCGGCCGACCACCTGAGCGAGCGGGAACGGGCCCGCGCCACGCTGGTCGACCAGGCGTTCGGCCAGTCACGCGACATCGCCGAGACCGACGCGGCGTTCCGCGCGCTGGCCCTGCACGGGCGGATGGGCGGCAATGCCGCCCGGCTGCTGCGCGGCGTGCGCGCGGTGCGCGTCCAGGTGACGAACCTGCTGGTCAAGGAGCCGGGTGAGCACGGCGCGACGGAGTTCCACCAGGACTTCCCGTGGATGCCGATGGACCGCTCGGCCATGCTGACGGTCTGGCTGGCCCTGGCCGACGTGCCGGCGGACATGGGCTCGCTGCGCTTCTACAGCGGCTCGCACCGCCACGGGCTGCTCGGGCGCAGCTTCACCCGCACCGGCGACGACCAGCTCACCCAGCACCCGTGGCTCAAGGAACTGGAGCTGTCGCCGCCACTCGACCTCGCTGCCGGGGACGCCACCGTCCACCACGCGCTGACCGTGCACGGCGCGCCCGCCAACCACCGCGACACGCCCCGCCTGTCGTTCACCGTGACCTACTTCGACGCCGACGCGCTCTACACCGGCACCCCGTACCGGCAGACCGACGGGCTCGGCCTGCGGGTGAACGAGCCGTTCGAGCACCCGAGGTTCCCGTGCCCGAGACCGTGA
- a CDS encoding cytochrome P450, whose translation MIEDFDVGSDWHVASPYPFLARLRAERPVFRSEHLGAYVLTRHADVRAAYGDPRRFSSKGSLTISRSLTRETRDRLGEHGSFLSSFVANVDPPDHTRLRRSVSRAFTPRAVAAMEERFRRLNEDLLDRIGPRRAADFVRDIGHEPSIKLTARFIGVPEADEDFVQAHVKDWFQLFLSPQPPGRQLELAGSFLDYLDYVDRLVAARAKEPRDDFTSLMTSLIGTELTHREVVELISTILLGGNDTVPNQLGNTVLRLLRENAWPVDPARIRNAAEECMRIDGASLGSFRYVTTDVTLHGVTIPAGALVLLSTDSAAHDETVFPDPERFVIDRPNADAHLVFGYGIHFCVGAALGRLQLRTALEVLGRRLPTLRLVPGEPIAYRRSIVGRGLAALAVEW comes from the coding sequence ATGATCGAGGACTTCGACGTCGGCTCCGACTGGCACGTTGCCTCGCCCTACCCCTTCCTGGCCAGGCTGCGCGCGGAGCGGCCGGTCTTCCGCAGCGAGCATCTCGGCGCGTACGTGCTCACCCGGCACGCCGACGTGCGCGCGGCCTACGGCGATCCCCGGCGCTTCTCCTCGAAGGGATCGCTGACGATCTCCCGCAGCCTCACCCGGGAGACGCGCGACCGGCTGGGCGAGCACGGCTCGTTCCTGTCGAGCTTCGTGGCCAACGTCGACCCGCCCGACCACACCCGGCTGCGCCGCTCGGTGTCGCGGGCGTTCACGCCCCGGGCCGTCGCGGCGATGGAGGAGCGCTTCCGGCGGCTCAACGAGGACCTGCTCGACCGGATCGGGCCGCGCCGCGCGGCCGACTTCGTCCGCGACATCGGGCACGAGCCGTCGATCAAGCTGACCGCCCGCTTCATCGGCGTGCCCGAGGCCGACGAGGACTTCGTGCAGGCGCACGTCAAGGACTGGTTCCAGCTCTTCCTGTCGCCGCAGCCGCCCGGCCGGCAACTGGAGCTGGCCGGCAGCTTCCTCGACTACCTCGACTACGTGGACCGGCTGGTCGCCGCCCGCGCCAAGGAACCGCGCGACGACTTCACCTCGCTGATGACCTCGCTCATCGGCACCGAGCTGACCCACCGCGAGGTGGTGGAGCTGATCTCCACGATCCTGCTCGGTGGCAACGACACCGTGCCCAACCAGCTCGGCAACACGGTCCTGCGGCTGCTGCGCGAGAACGCCTGGCCGGTCGACCCCGCGCGGATCCGGAACGCGGCCGAGGAGTGCATGCGCATCGACGGGGCCTCCCTCGGCTCCTTCAGGTACGTCACCACCGACGTCACCCTGCACGGCGTGACGATCCCGGCGGGCGCCCTGGTGCTGCTGTCCACCGACTCCGCCGCCCACGACGAGACCGTCTTCCCCGACCCCGAACGGTTCGTGATCGACCGGCCGAACGCCGACGCGCACCTGGTCTTCGGCTACGGCATCCACTTCTGCGTCGGCGCCGCGCTCGGCCGGCTGCAACTGCGCACCGCCCTGGAGGTGCTCGGGCGCCGCCTGCCCACCCTGCGGCTGGTGCCCGGCGAGCCGATCGCCTACCGTCGCTCGATCGTCGGCCGCGGCCTGGCGGCGCTGGCGGTGGAATGGTGA
- a CDS encoding histidine phosphatase family protein, producing MDEMMLLRHGETEWSRTGRHTGRTDVPLTAHGEEQARALAPLVKGVTFDLVLASPAQRARRTAELAGLPDHEVDPDLWEWDYGGYEGVTTPDIRRTRPGWYLWRDGVTPGDEQHPGEAAAQVGARADRVIARARAVPGRVALVAHGHLLRVLTARWLGLPPEDGRLFRLETGTYSRLGFEHGEPVILTWNALVNGP from the coding sequence ATGGACGAGATGATGCTCCTCAGGCACGGCGAGACCGAATGGAGCCGTACGGGCCGGCACACCGGGCGCACCGACGTGCCGCTGACCGCCCACGGCGAGGAGCAGGCGCGCGCGCTCGCGCCGCTCGTCAAGGGCGTCACGTTCGACCTGGTGCTCGCCTCGCCCGCGCAGCGCGCCCGCCGCACGGCGGAGCTGGCCGGGTTGCCGGACCACGAGGTGGACCCCGACCTGTGGGAGTGGGACTACGGCGGCTACGAGGGCGTCACCACGCCCGACATCCGCCGGACCAGACCCGGCTGGTACCTGTGGCGCGACGGCGTCACCCCGGGCGACGAGCAGCACCCCGGCGAGGCGGCGGCGCAGGTGGGCGCGCGCGCCGACCGGGTGATCGCCCGTGCCCGCGCGGTCCCCGGCCGGGTGGCGCTGGTCGCGCACGGGCACCTGCTGCGGGTCCTCACGGCGCGCTGGCTCGGGCTGCCGCCGGAGGACGGGCGGCTGTTCAGGCTGGAGACGGGCACCTACTCCCGGCTCGGCTTCGAGCACGGCGAGCCGGTCATCCTCACCTGGAACGCCCTCGTCAACGGTCCATGA
- a CDS encoding phosphotriesterase family protein, with translation MPETVRGPVADLGATLMHEHVFGLSPEILWNWPDIPEGWDEEARAREAAAKLEALRAEGVDTIVDLTVVGLGRYVPAVQRVAELTSVNIVAATGLYTYDALPPYFANRGPGSLFGGPDRLAEFFVRDIAEGIGRTGVKAAMLKCATDRAGMTPGCERVFRAVAEAHLQTGAPITTHSHSGTRGGLAQQRLLASLGVDLTRVVIGHAGDSTDVAYLEELVAGGSYLGMDRFGIDTISPFEDRVAVVAEMCARGHAGRMVLGHDSYCFNDRFDAEVVRRRHPDYHLLHVSRDVLPELRRRGVTEEQIHQMLVDNPRRVFA, from the coding sequence GTGCCCGAGACCGTGAGAGGGCCCGTCGCCGATCTCGGCGCGACGCTCATGCACGAGCACGTCTTCGGCCTGAGCCCGGAGATCCTGTGGAACTGGCCCGACATCCCGGAGGGTTGGGACGAGGAGGCCAGGGCCCGGGAGGCGGCGGCCAAGCTGGAGGCGTTGCGGGCCGAGGGCGTCGACACCATCGTGGACCTCACCGTCGTCGGCCTCGGCAGGTACGTGCCGGCGGTGCAGCGGGTGGCCGAGCTGACCAGCGTGAACATCGTGGCCGCCACCGGCCTGTACACCTACGACGCGCTGCCGCCGTACTTCGCCAACCGGGGCCCCGGCTCGCTGTTCGGCGGGCCCGACCGGCTGGCGGAGTTCTTCGTCCGCGACATCGCCGAGGGCATCGGCAGGACAGGCGTCAAGGCCGCCATGCTCAAGTGCGCCACCGACCGCGCCGGCATGACGCCCGGCTGCGAACGGGTCTTCCGCGCCGTCGCCGAGGCCCACCTGCAGACCGGAGCGCCGATCACCACTCACTCGCACAGCGGCACCCGGGGCGGGCTGGCGCAGCAGCGGCTGCTGGCCTCGCTGGGCGTGGACCTGACCAGGGTGGTCATCGGGCACGCGGGCGACTCCACCGACGTCGCCTACCTGGAGGAGCTGGTCGCGGGCGGCTCGTATCTCGGCATGGACCGCTTCGGCATCGACACCATCAGCCCGTTCGAGGACCGGGTGGCGGTCGTGGCCGAGATGTGCGCGCGCGGGCACGCCGGGCGGATGGTGCTGGGTCACGACTCCTACTGCTTCAACGACCGGTTCGACGCCGAGGTGGTGCGCCGCCGCCACCCGGACTACCACCTGCTGCACGTCTCCCGCGACGTCCTGCCCGAGCTGCGCAGGCGGGGCGTCACCGAGGAGCAGATCCACCAGATGCTCGTGGACAACCCCCGGAGGGTTTTCGCATGA
- a CDS encoding ABC transporter substrate-binding protein, whose product MRPVRTAFAGALLGTLAVLAGCGQSGSSAPSSPAPSSARSADASSTASQAGFPVTVEAANGKVTLAKKPERIVSLSATHTETLFAIGAGPQVIAVDDQSNHPPQAPKTALSGFKPNVEAIVAQKPDLVIVSDDIDKIVGELGKLNVPVLQEPAPAKLEDAYDEIADLGAATGNQAKAEEIVAGMKAKLGELAAAAPKGPKLTYYHELDQTPYAATSGTFIGQIYGLFGLTNIADKAPDAAGGYPKLSAEFVAQADPDLIFLADVKCCGQSKDTLAKRPGWQKLSAIEDDQVVQLDDDIASRWGPRVVDLAESIGAAVTKAAGS is encoded by the coding sequence GTGAGGCCCGTACGCACGGCCTTCGCGGGCGCGCTGCTGGGAACGCTCGCCGTCCTGGCCGGATGCGGCCAGAGCGGCTCCTCGGCGCCCTCGTCTCCCGCCCCCTCCTCCGCCCGTTCCGCCGACGCTTCGTCCACCGCCTCGCAGGCCGGGTTCCCGGTCACCGTCGAGGCCGCCAACGGCAAGGTCACCCTGGCCAAGAAGCCCGAGCGGATCGTCTCCCTCTCGGCCACCCACACCGAGACCCTGTTCGCGATCGGCGCCGGCCCCCAGGTCATCGCCGTGGACGACCAGTCCAACCACCCGCCGCAGGCGCCCAAGACCGCCCTGTCCGGCTTCAAGCCGAACGTCGAGGCCATCGTCGCCCAGAAGCCCGACCTGGTCATCGTCTCCGACGACATCGACAAGATCGTCGGAGAGCTGGGCAAGCTCAACGTGCCCGTCCTGCAGGAGCCGGCCCCGGCCAAGCTGGAGGACGCCTACGACGAGATCGCCGACCTCGGCGCCGCCACCGGCAACCAGGCCAAGGCCGAGGAGATCGTGGCCGGCATGAAGGCGAAACTGGGTGAGCTGGCCGCCGCCGCGCCCAAGGGCCCCAAGCTCACCTACTACCACGAGCTCGACCAGACGCCGTACGCGGCGACGTCCGGCACGTTCATCGGCCAGATCTACGGCCTGTTCGGGCTGACCAACATCGCCGACAAGGCACCCGACGCGGCCGGCGGATACCCCAAGCTGTCGGCGGAGTTCGTCGCCCAGGCCGACCCCGACCTGATCTTCCTGGCCGACGTCAAGTGCTGCGGGCAGAGCAAGGACACCCTGGCCAAGCGGCCCGGCTGGCAGAAGCTGTCGGCCATCGAGGACGACCAGGTGGTGCAGCTCGACGACGACATCGCCTCGCGCTGGGGGCCGCGCGTCGTGGACCTCGCCGAGTCGATCGGCGCGGCCGTCACCAAGGCCGCCGGCTCGTAG
- a CDS encoding helix-turn-helix domain-containing protein — protein sequence MLGASLRRLREAKRLTRDQAGFHIRASESKISRMELGRVGFKTRDVEDLLTLYGVSDDAERRALLEMVREANTPGWWHKYSAVLPSWFSTYVGLEEAASLIRTYEVQFVPGLLQTADYARAVFQLGNPDDAPEEIERRVHLRMQRQERLTQKDGPRLWAVIDEATLKRTIGGREVMYRQLQHLLEVAALPNITLQVMPFRFGMHAAEGGAFSILRFPESDLSDVVYVEQLWGALYLDKREDVDPYLTAMEQLCVESTTPGGTVELVGGLLRKM from the coding sequence ATGCTCGGCGCCAGCCTCAGGCGTCTGCGTGAGGCCAAGCGTCTCACCCGCGACCAGGCCGGATTCCACATCCGGGCGTCCGAGTCCAAGATCAGCCGTATGGAGCTCGGCCGTGTCGGGTTCAAGACACGTGACGTGGAGGACCTGCTCACCCTGTACGGCGTCAGCGACGACGCCGAGCGCCGAGCCCTCCTGGAGATGGTCCGTGAGGCCAACACCCCCGGGTGGTGGCACAAGTATTCCGCCGTGCTGCCGTCGTGGTTCAGCACGTACGTGGGGTTGGAGGAGGCCGCGAGCCTGATCCGCACCTATGAGGTGCAGTTCGTGCCCGGCCTGCTGCAGACGGCGGACTACGCGCGCGCGGTGTTCCAGCTCGGCAATCCCGATGACGCTCCGGAGGAGATCGAGCGCCGTGTGCATCTGCGCATGCAGCGCCAGGAGCGCCTCACCCAGAAGGACGGCCCGCGCCTGTGGGCGGTCATCGACGAGGCGACGCTCAAGCGGACCATCGGCGGGCGAGAGGTCATGTACCGGCAGCTCCAGCACCTGCTGGAGGTCGCTGCCCTGCCCAACATCACCCTGCAGGTGATGCCCTTCAGGTTCGGCATGCACGCCGCTGAAGGGGGCGCGTTCAGCATCTTGCGGTTTCCGGAGTCCGACCTGTCGGACGTTGTCTATGTCGAGCAGCTCTGGGGTGCCCTGTACCTGGACAAGCGTGAGGACGTCGACCCGTACCTCACGGCCATGGAGCAGTTATGCGTGGAGAGCACCACGCCCGGGGGCACCGTCGAGCTCGTCGGCGGTCTTCTCAGAAAGATGTAG
- a CDS encoding Gfo/Idh/MocA family protein: MGLVGAGPWAELAHAPMLAAGPHTRLAGVWARRPEAAARLGAPVFERVEELFDACEAVAFCVPPAVQAEIGVRAARAGKALLLEKPLADSLANAERLVAAIAEAGVASQMVLTLRYAAGTREFLARCAEIEPFGGHAANISGVLLGDHPFATPWRLERGALLDVGPHVVDLLDAALGPVTGVRAHGHPLGWTGLLLDHEGGAVSEASLCMTVPGDTPPSSFAVHGRGGSAVLRPSDDDALATVAEEFARTVRQGGGHPLDAARGLRLQRIIADAEEQLRSR; this comes from the coding sequence GTGGGACTGGTCGGAGCGGGACCGTGGGCGGAGTTGGCGCACGCCCCCATGCTGGCCGCCGGCCCGCACACCCGGCTGGCCGGAGTCTGGGCGCGCCGCCCCGAGGCCGCCGCCCGGCTCGGCGCGCCCGTGTTCGAGCGGGTCGAGGAGCTGTTCGACGCCTGCGAGGCCGTGGCGTTCTGCGTGCCGCCCGCGGTCCAGGCCGAGATCGGCGTCCGCGCGGCGCGGGCGGGCAAGGCGCTGCTGCTGGAGAAGCCGCTCGCCGACTCCCTGGCGAACGCCGAACGGCTGGTCGCGGCCATCGCCGAGGCCGGGGTGGCCTCGCAGATGGTGCTGACCCTCCGCTACGCCGCCGGCACCCGGGAGTTCCTGGCCCGCTGCGCCGAGATCGAGCCGTTCGGCGGCCACGCCGCCAACATCTCGGGCGTGCTGCTGGGCGACCATCCGTTCGCCACGCCGTGGCGGCTGGAGCGCGGCGCGCTGCTCGACGTGGGGCCGCACGTGGTGGACCTGCTCGACGCCGCCCTCGGCCCCGTGACGGGCGTGCGCGCGCACGGCCACCCGCTCGGCTGGACCGGCCTGCTGCTCGACCACGAGGGAGGCGCCGTCAGCGAGGCGTCGCTGTGCATGACCGTCCCGGGCGACACGCCGCCGTCGTCGTTCGCGGTCCACGGCCGCGGCGGCAGCGCGGTGCTCCGGCCGTCCGACGACGACGCGCTGGCCACCGTCGCCGAGGAGTTCGCCCGCACGGTGCGGCAGGGCGGCGGCCACCCCCTCGACGCCGCCCGCGGCCTGCGGCTGCAGCGGATCATCGCCGACGCGGAGGAGCAACTGCGATCCCGGTGA
- a CDS encoding helicase-associated domain-containing protein has product MDDHLLGWLRTLDEDRLGRILANRPDAIAAPWPRRLDTLAQRLSSGFAVMEALRRLPLPCLELAQACLVVRPATHARVAELLGVPLDEVTPWLDRLCDHALAWPDADGVLHLAEAVSRWWSAPLGLGEPLDRHLNSWTVSNDTVRALARGLGIPTQGNKRRVLARAAEVLADPGHLTALLRHAPEGTRELLDLFAWDGPVRDVDGGRFVLPGTPEKWSSDHGLLYRPSWHVAEMPREVALALRGPGYHPPFTPEAPEVATIPVDPEEVDHLMTLAAPHAVERCAAILDNTSKTPLPLLKTGGVGVREVRRVAKETGCDEDETRLLLELCAVARLLAWDEESGGMVPTERFDRWRLDEGSARLRVLLSAWWRMERSSLRRIDGKYGTVLGDDRGGADVARVRRAVVSVLAHLPAGTALSPDAADRDSLVRNVHWHAPMLDRALLDECASAVLEEARLLGLLANDTLTDLGRALAGLADRAGDENDDHVPAVEHDPVLVEASTRALASVRRSALFGPDLTAVVTGPPSAELAALLDRVAERESRGAASVWRFTPDSVRGALDLGHEAGELLEELAAVGTIPQTLEYLVHDVARRHGEVTVTTVGCVVQASDPALLAEIAGHRRLARLGLRLLAPTVLVSAAGAERTLAALRENGFSPVAVADTGRIAIRRTRPEEPRGSAGSAGSAGSAGSAGSAGSAGSAGSAGSAGSAGSAGSAGGAGSAGGRLVLLPGGQVAQLAEPGDALGDGKAHLVAEPVPDPYEHARRLVAAGRSAEPGGGRTWAVIGRMATRLPTAQQSLLGFVVDRGVRAGITLTGGLTATISHGELRGAALDAWCEEAGDYLEFPLAEIVEVRGAY; this is encoded by the coding sequence ATGGATGATCACCTGCTCGGCTGGCTGCGGACACTTGACGAAGACAGGCTCGGACGGATCCTCGCCAACCGGCCTGACGCCATCGCGGCGCCGTGGCCGCGGCGGCTCGACACGCTCGCCCAGCGGCTGAGCAGCGGTTTCGCCGTGATGGAGGCCCTGCGCAGGCTCCCGTTGCCCTGCCTGGAGCTGGCGCAGGCGTGCCTGGTCGTGCGGCCCGCCACCCACGCACGGGTGGCGGAGCTGCTCGGGGTGCCCCTCGACGAGGTGACCCCGTGGCTGGACCGGCTCTGCGACCACGCGCTGGCCTGGCCGGACGCCGACGGCGTGCTCCATCTGGCGGAGGCCGTGTCGCGCTGGTGGTCGGCGCCGCTCGGCCTCGGCGAGCCGCTCGACCGCCACCTCAACTCCTGGACGGTCAGCAACGACACGGTGCGGGCGCTGGCCCGCGGGCTCGGCATCCCGACGCAGGGCAACAAGCGGCGCGTCCTGGCCCGGGCCGCCGAGGTGCTCGCCGACCCAGGTCACCTGACCGCGCTGCTGCGCCACGCCCCCGAGGGCACCCGCGAGCTGCTCGACCTGTTCGCCTGGGACGGCCCCGTCCGCGACGTCGACGGCGGCAGGTTCGTCCTCCCCGGCACCCCGGAGAAGTGGAGCTCCGACCACGGGCTGCTCTACCGGCCGAGCTGGCACGTGGCCGAGATGCCGCGCGAGGTCGCCCTGGCCCTGCGCGGACCCGGCTACCACCCGCCCTTCACTCCCGAGGCGCCCGAGGTCGCCACGATCCCCGTCGACCCCGAGGAGGTCGACCACCTGATGACGCTGGCGGCCCCGCACGCGGTCGAACGGTGCGCGGCGATCCTCGACAACACCTCCAAGACGCCGCTGCCCCTGCTCAAGACCGGCGGCGTGGGCGTGCGCGAGGTGCGCCGCGTGGCCAAGGAGACCGGCTGCGACGAGGACGAGACGCGGCTGCTGCTGGAGCTCTGCGCGGTGGCCCGCCTGCTGGCCTGGGACGAGGAGTCGGGCGGCATGGTGCCGACCGAGCGGTTCGACCGCTGGCGGCTCGACGAGGGCTCGGCCCGGCTGCGCGTGCTGCTGTCGGCGTGGTGGCGGATGGAGCGCTCGTCGCTGCGGCGGATCGACGGCAAGTACGGAACGGTGCTGGGCGACGACCGCGGCGGCGCCGACGTGGCCCGGGTCCGCCGGGCCGTGGTGTCGGTGCTCGCGCACCTGCCGGCCGGCACGGCCCTGTCCCCCGACGCCGCCGACCGCGACAGCCTGGTGCGCAACGTCCACTGGCACGCCCCGATGCTCGACCGGGCGCTGCTCGACGAGTGCGCCTCGGCGGTGCTGGAGGAGGCGCGGCTGCTGGGGCTGCTCGCCAACGACACGCTCACCGACCTCGGCCGGGCCCTGGCCGGGCTGGCCGACCGGGCGGGCGACGAGAACGACGACCACGTGCCGGCGGTGGAGCACGACCCGGTGCTGGTGGAGGCGTCCACCCGGGCGCTGGCCAGCGTCCGCAGGAGCGCGCTGTTCGGCCCGGATCTGACCGCCGTGGTCACCGGGCCGCCTTCGGCCGAGCTGGCGGCGCTGCTCGACCGGGTGGCCGAACGGGAGTCGCGGGGCGCGGCGTCGGTGTGGCGGTTCACCCCCGACAGCGTGCGCGGCGCGCTCGACCTCGGTCACGAGGCCGGCGAGCTGCTGGAGGAGCTGGCCGCGGTCGGCACGATCCCGCAAACCCTCGAATACCTCGTGCACGACGTGGCCCGGCGGCACGGCGAGGTCACGGTGACCACCGTCGGCTGCGTCGTGCAGGCGTCCGACCCGGCGCTGCTCGCCGAGATCGCCGGGCACCGGCGGCTGGCCCGGCTGGGCCTGCGGTTGCTCGCGCCCACGGTGCTGGTGAGCGCGGCGGGCGCCGAGCGCACCCTGGCCGCGCTGCGCGAGAACGGCTTCTCCCCGGTGGCCGTGGCCGACACCGGGCGGATCGCGATCCGGCGCACCCGGCCCGAGGAGCCTCGGGGCAGCGCGGGCAGCGCGGGCAGCGCGGGCAGCGCGGGCAGCGCGGGCAGCGCGGGCAGCGCGGGCAGCGCGGGCAGCGCGGGCAGCGCGGGCAGCGCGGGCAGCGCGGGCAGCGCGGGCGGCGCGGGCAGCGCGGGCGGCAGGCTTGTGCTGCTGCCCGGCGGGCAGGTGGCCCAGCTGGCGGAGCCGGGTGATGCTCTGGGCGACGGCAAGGCACACCTGGTCGCCGAGCCGGTGCCCGACCCGTACGAGCACGCCCGCCGCCTGGTCGCCGCCGGCCGGTCCGCGGAGCCCGGCGGCGGCCGCACCTGGGCCGTCATCGGGCGGATGGCGACCCGGCTGCCCACGGCCCAGCAGTCGCTGCTGGGCTTCGTCGTCGACCGGGGCGTGCGTGCCGGCATCACGCTGACCGGTGGCCTGACCGCCACGATCAGCCACGGCGAGCTGCGCGGCGCCGCGCTCGACGCGTGGTGCGAGGAGGCGGGCGACTACCTGGAGTTCCCGCTGGCGGAGATCGTCGAGGTCAGGGGAGCTTACTAG
- a CDS encoding DUF397 domain-containing protein has protein sequence MKQTYNGMPATDLKQVAWRKSRYSNSQGNCVELAELPDGGVAVRNSRFPDGPALIYTRDEIRALVLGVKDGEFDGLMV, from the coding sequence ATGAAGCAGACCTACAACGGCATGCCCGCGACCGACCTCAAGCAGGTCGCCTGGCGCAAGAGCCGCTACAGCAACTCGCAGGGCAACTGCGTGGAGCTCGCCGAGCTCCCCGACGGCGGGGTGGCGGTGCGCAACTCCCGATTCCCCGACGGCCCGGCCCTGATCTACACCCGCGACGAGATCCGGGCCCTGGTGCTCGGGGTCAAGGACGGGGAGTTCGACGGCCTGATGGTGTAA
- a CDS encoding ATP-binding protein codes for MQSTLAPGQWTTFDWWPPLGWWPEAARDLLVPGPSASATFALPPTPASVHAARGFAAGALTAWKLAEVAENMELVISELATNALRHGLHATEPGWRPSVHLSLVRRGPLVTCAFTDPASAVPALRYPGPLDAGGLGLHIVESLSLRWGWSALAPRGKIVWAVLS; via the coding sequence GTGCAATCCACCCTGGCGCCCGGCCAATGGACCACGTTCGACTGGTGGCCCCCTCTCGGCTGGTGGCCGGAGGCGGCACGAGACCTGCTGGTCCCCGGCCCGTCAGCGAGCGCCACGTTCGCCCTCCCTCCCACGCCCGCGTCCGTGCACGCCGCACGCGGCTTCGCCGCCGGGGCGCTGACCGCCTGGAAGCTGGCGGAGGTGGCCGAGAACATGGAACTCGTCATCTCCGAGCTCGCCACCAACGCCCTGCGGCACGGCCTGCACGCGACGGAGCCGGGCTGGCGACCCTCGGTGCACCTGTCGCTGGTCCGCCGGGGCCCGCTGGTCACCTGTGCCTTCACCGACCCCGCCTCCGCGGTGCCGGCGCTGCGCTATCCGGGGCCGCTCGACGCCGGAGGGCTCGGCCTGCACATCGTCGAGTCGCTCAGCCTGCGCTGGGGCTGGTCGGCGCTCGCTCCCCGAGGGAAGATCGTCTGGGCAGTCCTCTCCTGA